The genomic segment CGCCGGGTTCCAGCTGGTGGGCCCCGCCCCCTGGCGCACCGACCCGCTGGACCTGCGCGGCGCCTGGCAGCGCTGGGTCGAGACGCTGCTGCACACCGCCCGCCGCCAGGGCGCCCTGGCCGGCGGCATCAGCCCGGCCGGCGCCGCGGCCGCCGTCGTCGCGGCCACCGTCGGCTTCGCCGCGCTGGGCCGCACCGACCCCCGCTGGCTCGCCCCGCGCACCCTGGCCCAGTACTGGGACCTCCTGCTGCCCCGCCTGACCCCCCACCCCGCCACCGCCCAGGCCGCCACCACCTCCCACCCCGCCGGTCCCGCCCACCCCGCCGTCCCGGACGCCCCGCAGGACCGCAGCCACCCCGGCGGCCGGAGCACCACGTAGCGCCTGCGTTTGGGCGGCTGGAACACCCCCGGCGCGGCCCCGGCGCCCTCGGCGGGCCCCCGCCGCCCCACCCGAGCCCAAAACCCGCCCCTCCCGAGCCCAAAACCCGCCCCTCCCGAGCCCGGACCCCGCCCCTCCCGAGCCCGGACCCCGCCCCTCCCGAGCCCGGAACCCGCCCC from the Streptomyces venezuelae genome contains:
- a CDS encoding ScbR family autoregulator-binding transcription factor, with the protein product MVQQERAARTRESLMRAAAEVFAEEGFVPATLGTISRRAGVSTGALHFHFANKHALARAVEAASLATLHRITRQAEEDHSGPLQRLAAAGNALLRALEQDIVVRAGFQLVGPAPWRTDPLDLRGAWQRWVETLLHTARRQGALAGGISPAGAAAAVVAATVGFAALGRTDPRWLAPRTLAQYWDLLLPRLTPHPATAQAATTSHPAGPAHPAVPDAPQDRSHPGGRSTT